A genomic window from Micromonospora violae includes:
- a CDS encoding diacylglycerol/lipid kinase family protein codes for MRAVLVVNPKATTTSERSRDVLVRALRSEVDLSVRYTRRRGHAVALAREAAAEGVDVVVTLGGDGTVNEVVNGLMTAEPPTRVGATPMAERLPALATVPGGSTNVFARAVGLPREWPEATSMILEGLRLGRSRTVGLGLADDRYFTFCAGFGLDAAVIHRVEQARRKGRVSTPSLYLRSIMNQYFLASDRRHPAIVLERPGEPAEAELATVIIQNTAPWTYLGDREVNPNPAASFDLGLDVLALRQLRVASTTRTVTQFLSRQPNPRGRQVLRLHDTAEFTLVSSRPQAFQLDGDYLGEREKVRFTSVPAALRVIC; via the coding sequence ATGCGGGCCGTCCTGGTGGTCAATCCGAAGGCCACCACCACCAGCGAACGCAGCCGGGACGTGCTCGTCCGGGCGCTGCGCAGCGAAGTCGATCTCAGCGTGCGCTACACCCGTCGGCGCGGGCACGCCGTCGCGCTGGCCCGGGAGGCAGCCGCGGAGGGGGTCGACGTGGTCGTCACCCTGGGTGGCGATGGCACCGTCAACGAGGTGGTGAACGGCCTGATGACGGCCGAACCGCCGACGCGCGTCGGCGCTACGCCGATGGCCGAGCGGCTGCCCGCGCTGGCGACCGTCCCGGGTGGTTCGACGAACGTGTTCGCCCGCGCGGTGGGGCTGCCCCGGGAATGGCCGGAGGCGACCAGCATGATCCTGGAAGGGCTGCGGCTGGGCCGGAGCCGGACGGTGGGGCTGGGCCTCGCCGACGACCGCTACTTCACCTTCTGCGCCGGGTTCGGCCTGGACGCCGCGGTGATCCACCGGGTGGAGCAGGCCCGGCGGAAGGGACGGGTGTCCACGCCGTCGCTCTACCTACGGTCGATCATGAACCAGTACTTCCTCGCCTCGGACCGGCGGCACCCGGCGATCGTCCTGGAGCGTCCGGGCGAGCCGGCGGAGGCCGAGCTGGCCACCGTCATCATTCAGAACACGGCGCCCTGGACGTACCTGGGCGACCGGGAGGTCAACCCGAATCCGGCCGCGTCGTTCGACCTCGGGCTGGATGTGCTGGCGTTGCGTCAGCTCCGGGTGGCTAGCACAACACGGACAGTGACGCAGTTCCTGTCCCGGCAGCCGAATCCTCGCGGCCGGCAGGTGTTACGTCTCCATGACACAGCGGAGTTCACGCTGGTCTCCAGTCGCCCGCAGGCGTTTCAGCTGGACGGGGACTACCTCGGCGAGCGGGAGAAAGTCAGATTCACCTCCGTTCCCGCCGCACTGAGAGTAATCTGCTAG
- a CDS encoding WhiB family transcriptional regulator: MDWRHHAVCRDEDPELFFPIGTSGPALLQVEQAKAVCRRCSVTDQCLQWALESGQDAGVWGGMSEEERRAVKRRGGLRVLRAHTA; the protein is encoded by the coding sequence ATGGACTGGCGTCACCATGCTGTCTGCCGCGACGAGGACCCGGAGCTGTTCTTCCCGATTGGGACGTCCGGACCGGCTCTCCTGCAGGTCGAGCAGGCCAAGGCCGTCTGCCGGCGCTGCTCCGTGACCGACCAGTGCCTGCAGTGGGCACTCGAGTCTGGTCAGGACGCCGGCGTCTGGGGCGGAATGAGCGAGGAGGAGCGGCGCGCTGTCAAGCGGCGCGGCGGTCTCCGGGTGCTGCGCGCTCACACCGCCTGA
- a CDS encoding sirohydrochlorin chelatase: MRAARLTSPATTLTGPGAAGGADPVVLVAHGSRDPRAADATRALARAVSAARPGTSVWASWLDHTEPGPTEVLRDLARAGHRRAVLVPLLLTAAYHHRVDIPAAVAAAVRTGPPLAVRVTDVLGPSDGTPDPRLLAGLCRRLGETSPGRFDALVLAAAGTRDARARRSVGRVADALGVEFGVPCRVAYASAAPPAAGVAVSRLRAAGAHRVAVSAYFLAPGLFHDAVAEAARAAGAVAVAAPLTDAPELAELVLRRVDDRPVLASTG, encoded by the coding sequence GTGCGGGCTGCACGTCTGACCTCCCCGGCGACGACCCTGACCGGCCCCGGCGCGGCCGGCGGGGCGGACCCGGTGGTGCTGGTCGCGCATGGCAGCCGTGATCCACGGGCGGCCGATGCCACCCGGGCGTTGGCTCGGGCGGTGTCGGCGGCCCGGCCGGGCACGTCAGTGTGGGCGAGTTGGCTGGACCACACCGAGCCCGGACCGACCGAGGTGCTGCGCGACCTGGCCCGGGCCGGTCACCGCCGGGCCGTGCTGGTGCCGCTGCTGCTGACCGCCGCGTACCACCATCGGGTGGACATCCCGGCGGCGGTCGCCGCGGCGGTGCGGACCGGGCCGCCGCTGGCGGTACGGGTCACCGATGTGCTGGGGCCGTCGGACGGCACGCCCGATCCGAGGCTGCTGGCCGGGCTGTGCCGCCGGCTGGGTGAGACGAGTCCGGGGCGCTTCGACGCGTTGGTGCTGGCGGCGGCGGGCACCCGGGACGCGCGGGCGCGCCGCTCGGTGGGTCGGGTCGCCGATGCCCTGGGCGTGGAGTTCGGGGTGCCCTGCCGGGTGGCGTACGCGTCGGCGGCGCCACCCGCGGCCGGCGTGGCGGTGTCCCGGCTGCGGGCTGCCGGCGCGCACCGGGTCGCGGTCTCCGCGTACTTCCTGGCACCGGGGCTGTTCCATGACGCGGTGGCGGAGGCTGCCCGCGCGGCGGGCGCGGTGGCGGTTGCCGCGCCGCTGACCGACGCGCCGGAGTTGGCCGAGTTGGTGCTGCGTCGGGTCGACGATCGGCCGGTGCTGGCGTCGACGGGGTGA
- a CDS encoding phosphoadenylyl-sulfate reductase, which yields MSLVSAASLRLVGPGGATPADPTRRSPDELRALAEQAARDLEGAPALEIARWAAQTFGERFCVTSSMADAVLAHLVSRVAPGVDVVFLDTGLHFPETLRVRDEVARTLPVNVRSIRPRLTVGQQDGQYGPRLFNKSPDDCCQLRKVEPLERALTGYDAWAAGLRRDESPTRANTPVVTFDARRGKVKVNPIAAWTQREVDAYIARFNVPVNELFKQGYGSIGCWPCTRRTKAGEDARAGRWAMFEKTECGLHV from the coding sequence ATGAGCCTCGTCTCGGCCGCCAGCCTGCGCCTGGTGGGCCCGGGCGGCGCGACACCGGCCGACCCGACCCGGCGCAGCCCGGACGAGCTGCGGGCGCTGGCCGAGCAGGCCGCTCGGGACCTGGAGGGCGCCCCGGCGCTGGAGATCGCCCGCTGGGCGGCGCAGACCTTCGGTGAGCGGTTCTGCGTCACCAGCTCGATGGCCGATGCCGTGTTGGCGCACCTGGTGTCCCGGGTGGCTCCAGGGGTGGACGTGGTCTTCCTCGACACCGGCCTGCACTTCCCCGAGACGCTGCGGGTGCGCGACGAGGTCGCCCGGACGCTGCCGGTGAACGTCCGGTCGATCCGGCCCCGGCTCACGGTCGGGCAGCAGGACGGCCAGTACGGCCCCCGACTGTTCAACAAGTCGCCGGACGACTGCTGTCAGCTGCGCAAGGTGGAGCCGCTGGAGCGGGCGCTGACCGGGTACGACGCCTGGGCCGCCGGTCTGCGTCGGGACGAGTCGCCGACCCGGGCCAACACGCCGGTGGTGACCTTCGACGCGCGCCGCGGCAAGGTCAAGGTCAACCCGATCGCGGCGTGGACGCAGCGGGAGGTGGACGCCTACATCGCCCGCTTCAACGTGCCGGTCAACGAGCTGTTCAAGCAGGGGTACGGGTCGATCGGCTGCTGGCCGTGCACCCGCCGTACGAAGGCCGGCGAGGACGCGCGGGCCGGGCGGTGGGCCATGTTCGAGAAGACCGAGTGCGGGCTGCACGTCTGA
- a CDS encoding nitrite/sulfite reductase, giving the protein MAVSSIPARSEDPTARPTRAPRRPRGEGQWALGHREPLNPNERIKKDDDPLNVRARIENIYAHRGFASIDPQDLRGRFRWWGLYTQRKAGIDGGRTAVLEPHELEDEFFMLRVRIDGGQLSLAQLRVIADISREFARDTADITDRQNIQYHWIRVEDMPEIWRRLESVGLQTTEACGDCPRIVLGSPVAGVARDELLDPTPAIDEIVSRYVGDKQFSNLPRKFKTSISWLVDTPYESNDIAFLGVDHPEHGPGFDVWVGGGLSTNPMLAKRLGVWVPLAEVPDVWAGVVGIFRDYGYRRLRNRARLKFLVADWGVERFREVLEKDYLGRTLLDGPAPILPSKPVDHVGVHEQADGRHYVGAAPVVGRVSGAQLSQLADVVEAHGSDRVRLTPYQKLLVLDVPAERTESLVDALRGIGLEARPSAWRRGTMACTGIEYCKLAIVETKARGEELVARLEQRLRDFDADISIHINGCPNACARTQVADIGLKGQLVVGPDGRQVEGFQVHLGGGLGMAQGQTAGFGRKLRGLKTTAEELPEYVERLARRYLAGRSEGETFANWVIRVDEEELR; this is encoded by the coding sequence ATGGCGGTCAGCAGCATCCCGGCCCGTTCCGAGGACCCGACGGCTCGTCCGACCCGCGCGCCGCGCCGGCCACGGGGTGAGGGTCAGTGGGCGCTCGGCCACCGTGAGCCGCTCAACCCCAACGAGCGGATCAAGAAGGACGACGACCCACTCAACGTCCGGGCCCGCATCGAGAACATCTACGCGCACCGCGGCTTCGCCTCCATCGACCCGCAGGACCTGCGCGGCCGGTTCCGCTGGTGGGGCCTCTACACCCAGCGCAAGGCGGGCATCGACGGCGGGCGCACCGCCGTGCTGGAGCCGCACGAGCTGGAGGACGAGTTCTTCATGCTCCGGGTCCGCATCGACGGCGGTCAGCTCAGCCTGGCCCAGCTGCGGGTTATCGCGGACATCTCCCGGGAGTTCGCCCGGGACACCGCCGACATCACCGACCGGCAGAACATCCAGTACCACTGGATCCGGGTCGAGGACATGCCGGAGATCTGGCGTCGGTTGGAGTCGGTCGGCCTGCAGACCACCGAGGCGTGCGGCGACTGCCCGCGGATCGTGCTGGGCAGCCCGGTCGCCGGGGTGGCCCGCGACGAGCTGCTCGACCCGACCCCGGCGATCGACGAGATCGTCTCCCGGTACGTCGGCGACAAGCAGTTCTCCAACCTGCCCCGCAAGTTCAAGACCTCGATCTCCTGGTTGGTGGACACCCCGTACGAGTCGAACGACATCGCGTTCCTCGGCGTCGACCACCCCGAGCACGGGCCCGGCTTCGACGTCTGGGTCGGTGGGGGCCTCTCCACCAACCCGATGCTCGCCAAGCGGCTCGGTGTCTGGGTGCCGCTGGCCGAGGTACCGGACGTGTGGGCCGGGGTGGTGGGGATCTTCCGCGACTACGGCTACCGCCGGCTGCGCAACCGGGCCCGGTTGAAGTTCCTGGTGGCCGACTGGGGCGTGGAGCGCTTCCGCGAGGTGCTGGAGAAGGACTACCTCGGCCGTACGCTGCTCGACGGCCCGGCCCCGATCCTGCCGTCGAAGCCGGTCGACCACGTGGGCGTGCACGAGCAGGCCGACGGGCGGCACTACGTGGGTGCCGCCCCGGTGGTCGGGCGGGTCTCCGGCGCACAGCTCAGCCAGCTCGCCGACGTGGTCGAGGCGCACGGCAGCGACCGGGTGCGGCTCACCCCGTACCAGAAGCTGCTGGTGCTCGACGTGCCGGCGGAGCGGACGGAGTCGCTGGTCGACGCCCTGCGCGGGATCGGTCTGGAGGCCCGGCCGTCGGCCTGGCGACGCGGCACGATGGCGTGCACCGGCATCGAGTACTGCAAGTTGGCGATCGTCGAGACGAAGGCCCGCGGCGAGGAGTTGGTGGCCCGGCTGGAGCAGCGGCTGCGCGACTTCGACGCGGACATCTCGATCCACATCAACGGCTGCCCGAACGCGTGCGCGCGTACCCAGGTGGCCGACATCGGGCTCAAGGGCCAACTGGTGGTCGGCCCGGACGGCCGGCAGGTCGAGGGTTTCCAGGTGCACCTGGGCGGCGGGCTGGGCATGGCCCAGGGGCAGACCGCCGGTTTCGGCCGCAAGCTGCGGGGTCTGAAGACCACCGCCGAGGAGCTTCCGGAGTACGTGGAACGGCTGGCCCGTCGCTACCTGGCTGGTCGGAGCGAGGGCGAGACGTTCGCCAACTGGGTGATCAGAGTCGACGAGGAGGAACTGCGGTGA
- a CDS encoding ArsR/SmtB family transcription factor, with protein sequence MIEVRFSPDDLSRVRFVHSPLAELVASSWALRKPAKYWMHRPWRERAERLLPDAGLEPLLAVLRSSNGYVPDFLTPIGVAPNLAAELRAVAGTDPTVVRRQLERAGAPRLSTAELVAQLHRYFTLLIAPDWPRLRALALADVRRRTLLAAEQGGRTLLHEVHPLIRWDGAALRVAVGATLPADRDGRPWTLLPTAFSGPTVHAILEGDAGPALCYPPAGLGGLWDSPPPSAALGALLGGTRAAALTLLDTPLSTGELAAMLGLAPATASHHLTTLRDNGLIAGVRQGRVVRYARTILGDQLVG encoded by the coding sequence GTGATCGAGGTTCGGTTCTCACCGGACGACCTGAGTCGGGTCCGGTTCGTGCACTCGCCCCTGGCCGAGCTGGTGGCCAGTTCCTGGGCGCTGCGCAAGCCGGCGAAGTACTGGATGCACCGTCCGTGGCGGGAGCGTGCCGAGCGGCTGCTGCCGGACGCCGGCCTGGAGCCGTTGTTGGCGGTGCTCAGGTCGTCCAACGGCTACGTGCCGGACTTCCTCACCCCGATCGGAGTGGCACCGAACCTGGCGGCCGAACTGCGGGCGGTCGCCGGCACCGACCCGACAGTGGTGCGACGGCAACTGGAACGCGCCGGAGCGCCCCGGTTGTCCACGGCCGAGCTGGTCGCGCAGCTCCACAGGTACTTCACCCTGCTGATCGCGCCGGACTGGCCCCGGCTGCGGGCACTGGCGCTGGCCGACGTCCGGCGGCGGACGCTGCTCGCCGCTGAGCAGGGCGGGCGCACCCTGCTGCACGAGGTGCACCCGTTGATCCGGTGGGACGGCGCGGCGCTGCGGGTCGCCGTCGGCGCGACCCTGCCGGCCGACCGGGACGGACGCCCGTGGACGCTGCTGCCCACCGCGTTCTCCGGGCCGACTGTGCACGCGATCCTGGAAGGTGACGCCGGGCCCGCCCTCTGCTATCCGCCGGCCGGGTTGGGCGGGCTATGGGATTCGCCGCCGCCCAGCGCCGCGCTGGGCGCTCTGCTCGGTGGTACGCGGGCGGCGGCGCTGACCCTGCTCGACACGCCGCTGAGCACCGGCGAGCTGGCCGCGATGTTGGGGCTCGCGCCGGCGACCGCGTCGCACCACCTCACCACCCTGCGGGACAACGGCCTGATCGCCGGTGTGCGACAGGGACGGGTCGTGCGTTATGCCCGAACTATCCTCGGTGACCAGCTGGTCGGTTGA
- a CDS encoding aldo/keto reductase family protein: MEYRQLGRSGLRVSAVAYGNWVTHGNQLDDDAAAACVAAALDAGITTFDTADRYAQGRAEEALGKALSGVRRSSIELCTKVCLPVGPGANDAGLSRKHIIEGCHASLNRLGTDYVDLYQAHRYDDTVPLEETMLAFADLVRHGKVLYVGASEWTAPQLRAGVRLAAELHIPFIANQPQYSMLWRVVEAEVVPTCAEFGLGQLAWAPLAMGVLTGRYQPGQRPPAGSRATDGFGGSFIARYSSALLLSRVRELRSIAEDAGCTMAQLAVAWVLNRPTVAGAIVGASRPEQLAETAAASAVRLDDELTARIDAVLGDLVERDPAKTARPNDVMPAWRQPAAAS; encoded by the coding sequence ATGGAGTACAGGCAACTGGGCCGTTCGGGCCTGCGCGTCAGCGCGGTCGCGTACGGCAACTGGGTCACTCACGGCAACCAACTCGACGACGACGCGGCGGCCGCCTGCGTGGCCGCCGCCCTGGACGCGGGCATCACCACCTTCGACACCGCCGACCGGTACGCCCAGGGTCGGGCCGAGGAGGCGCTGGGCAAGGCGCTGAGCGGCGTCCGGCGCAGCTCGATCGAGCTGTGCACGAAGGTGTGCCTGCCGGTCGGGCCGGGGGCCAACGACGCCGGGCTGTCCCGCAAGCACATCATCGAGGGCTGCCACGCCTCGCTGAACCGGCTGGGCACCGACTATGTCGACCTCTACCAGGCCCACCGGTACGACGACACGGTGCCGCTGGAGGAGACGATGCTCGCCTTCGCGGACCTGGTCCGCCACGGCAAGGTGCTCTACGTCGGTGCCTCCGAATGGACCGCGCCGCAACTGCGAGCGGGGGTACGGCTCGCCGCCGAGCTGCACATCCCGTTCATCGCCAACCAGCCGCAGTACTCGATGCTGTGGCGGGTGGTGGAGGCCGAGGTGGTGCCCACTTGTGCCGAGTTCGGGCTCGGTCAGCTGGCCTGGGCGCCGCTGGCGATGGGCGTACTGACCGGTCGCTACCAGCCCGGCCAACGCCCGCCCGCCGGCTCCCGGGCGACCGACGGCTTCGGCGGGTCGTTCATCGCCCGTTACTCGTCGGCCCTGCTGCTCTCCCGGGTACGCGAACTCCGGTCGATCGCCGAGGACGCCGGCTGCACGATGGCCCAGTTGGCGGTGGCGTGGGTGCTGAACCGGCCGACGGTGGCCGGGGCCATCGTCGGTGCGTCCCGGCCCGAGCAACTCGCCGAGACGGCCGCGGCCTCGGCGGTACGGCTGGACGACGAGCTGACGGCACGGATCGACGCCGTGCTCGGTGACCTCGTCGAGCGTGATCCGGCGAAGACCGCCCGCCCGAACGACGTGATGCCCGCCTGGCGGCAGCCGGCTGCCGCCAGCTGA
- a CDS encoding glycosyltransferase family 39 protein, with amino-acid sequence MGGLSGKSIGAAWDHLRRLPVWLPPALLTLAVTVTGLNSAQLWRDELATWSAATRSPRDLARLADTIDAATGPYYLLMHVWTRIVGDSTVALRAPAVLAMTVAAGLLAVLGARLVDRRAGLFAGLLFAVLPGTSRYGQEARPYALATVLAVLATLLLVTALRRPSWARWAGYAAAVAALGLIHLIALTLLAAHALVVALVWWRGTVPSGIPAPGSTTPSTTAPADRDGAPDRRVWRWLVAVLPVALLAGPLLLKARTQQSRQLNWVHLVRLDDLTALPGGVTQSSVVGGLLVGVAALGAARLGRRALLPVTAVLLPVLLLFAAGTVVPLWVPRYLVFVVPFACLLAGAALAAVAAPAALVVVVLAGLLGLPDQAALRRTHEWPRSAPVDYAGAARVIADGQRPGDAVVYSPRHSWLFLDLGIEYHLSDPPRDVLVTEDEVRRGDLWAAECPQPAPCLAGTARVWLVVSGRHAEPLAAVPGAKGDTLRRDFTVAQVWQRPGLTVALLTSRPDR; translated from the coding sequence GTGGGCGGATTGTCCGGAAAGTCGATCGGGGCGGCGTGGGACCACCTACGCCGCCTGCCGGTCTGGCTCCCTCCGGCGCTGCTGACCCTGGCGGTGACAGTGACCGGGCTGAACTCCGCCCAGCTCTGGCGTGACGAACTGGCGACGTGGAGCGCGGCCACCCGGTCGCCCAGAGACCTGGCCCGCCTGGCCGACACGATCGACGCCGCCACCGGCCCGTACTACCTGCTGATGCACGTCTGGACCAGGATCGTCGGCGACTCCACGGTCGCCCTGCGCGCGCCGGCAGTGCTGGCGATGACAGTGGCCGCCGGGTTGCTCGCCGTGCTCGGCGCACGGCTCGTCGACCGGCGCGCCGGTCTCTTCGCCGGCCTGCTGTTCGCGGTGCTTCCCGGCACGTCGCGTTACGGCCAGGAGGCCCGCCCGTACGCGCTGGCCACCGTGCTCGCGGTGCTCGCCACCCTGCTGCTGGTGACCGCGCTGCGTCGACCGAGCTGGGCCCGGTGGGCCGGTTACGCGGCCGCCGTCGCCGCGCTCGGGCTCATCCACCTGATCGCGCTCACCCTGCTCGCCGCCCACGCGCTGGTCGTCGCGCTCGTCTGGTGGCGCGGTACCGTCCCCTCGGGCATCCCGGCACCGGGCTCCACCACGCCCAGCACCACCGCGCCGGCCGATCGCGACGGTGCCCCGGATCGGCGGGTGTGGCGGTGGCTGGTCGCCGTGCTACCGGTCGCACTGCTGGCCGGTCCGCTGCTGCTCAAGGCCCGTACCCAGCAGTCCCGGCAGTTGAACTGGGTGCACCTGGTCCGGCTGGACGACCTGACCGCGCTGCCCGGCGGCGTCACCCAGAGCAGTGTGGTCGGTGGTCTGCTGGTCGGGGTCGCCGCGCTGGGCGCGGCCCGGCTCGGACGGCGCGCCCTGCTGCCGGTCACGGCGGTGCTGCTGCCGGTCCTGCTGCTCTTCGCCGCCGGCACTGTCGTACCGCTGTGGGTGCCCCGGTACCTGGTCTTCGTGGTGCCCTTCGCGTGCCTGCTGGCGGGCGCGGCGCTGGCCGCCGTGGCCGCACCGGCCGCGCTCGTCGTGGTGGTCCTGGCCGGGCTGCTCGGCCTACCCGACCAGGCCGCGCTGCGACGGACCCACGAGTGGCCGCGCAGCGCGCCGGTGGACTACGCCGGGGCGGCCAGGGTGATCGCCGACGGTCAACGACCGGGGGACGCGGTGGTCTACTCACCCCGGCACAGCTGGCTCTTCCTCGACCTCGGCATCGAGTACCACCTCAGCGACCCGCCGCGCGACGTGCTGGTCACCGAGGACGAGGTGCGCCGCGGCGACCTGTGGGCCGCCGAGTGCCCCCAGCCCGCACCGTGCCTGGCCGGTACGGCACGGGTGTGGCTCGTCGTCTCCGGCCGGCACGCCGAGCCGCTGGCCGCCGTGCCCGGTGCCAAGGGCGACACGCTCCGCAGGGACTTCACGGTCGCCCAGGTCTGGCAGCGCCCCGGTCTCACCGTCGCCCTGCTGACCAGCCGCCCCGACCGCTGA